From Symphalangus syndactylus isolate Jambi chromosome 17, NHGRI_mSymSyn1-v2.1_pri, whole genome shotgun sequence, one genomic window encodes:
- the LOC129466591 gene encoding pregnancy-specific beta-1-glycoprotein 6-like isoform X1, translating into MAPLSAPPSTQRITWKGLLLTASLLNFWNPPTTAQVTIEAQPPKLSEGKDVLLHVHNLPQNLTGYIWYKGQMTDLYHYITSYVVDNQIIISGPAYTGRETVYSNASLLIQNVTREDAGSYNLHIRRRGDETTGVTGHFTVTLYLETPKPSISSSNLNPREAMEVVKLTCDPETPDASYLWWMNGQNLPVTPRLQLSKTNRTLFLYGVTKYISGPYECEIRNPVSASRSDPVTLNLLPKLPKPYITTKNLNPWENKDVIAFTCEPKSENYTYMWWLNGQSLPVSPRVKQPIENRTLILPSVTRNEKGPYRCEIRDQYGGILSDPVTLNVLYGPDLPSIYPSFANYRSGDNLSLSCFADSNPPAQYSWTINGKFLLSGQKLSIPHITTKHRGLYACSVRNSATGKESSRTITVKVSETGSPQVTYAGPNTWSQEILLL; encoded by the exons ATGGCGCCCCTCTCAGCCCCTCCATCCACACAGCGCATCACCTGGAAGGGGCTCCTGCTCACAG CATCACTTTTAAACTTCTGGAACCCGCCCACCACTGCCCAAGTCACTATTGAAGCCCAGCCACCAAAACTTTCTGAGGGGAAGGATGTTCTTCTACATGTCCACAATTTGCCCCAGAATCTTACTGGCTACATCTGGTACAAAGGGCAAATGACGGACCTTTACCATTACATTACATCATATGTAGTAGACAATCAGATAATTATATCTGGGCCTGCATACACTGGACGAGAAACAGTATATTCCAATGCATCCCTGCTGATCCAGAATGTCACCCGCGAGGACGCAGGATCCTACAACTTACACATCAGAAGGCGAGGTGATGAGACTACAGGAGTAACTGGACATTTCACCGTCACCTTATACC TGGAGACTCCCAAGCCCTCCATCTCCAGCAGCAACTTAAACCCCAGGGAGGCCATGGAGGTTGTGAAGTTAACCTGTGATCCTGAGACTCCGGATGCAAGCTACCTGTGGTGGATGAATGGTCAGAACCTCCCTGTGACTCCCAGGTTGCAGCTGTCCAAAACCAACAGGACCCTCTTTCTGTATGGTGTCACAAAGTATATTTCAGGACCCTATGAATGTGAAATACGGAACCCAGTGAGTGCCAGCCGCAGTGACCCAGTCACCCTGAATCTCCTCC CAAAGCTGCCCAAGCCCTACATCACCACCAAAAACTTAAACCCCTGGGAGAATAAGGATGTCATAGCCTTCACCTGTGAACCTAAGAGTGAGAACTACACCTACATGTGGTGGCTAAATGGTCAGAGCCTCCCGGTCAGTCCCAGGGTAAAGCAACCCATTGAAAACAGAACCCTCATTCTACCCAGTGTCACGAGGAATGAAAAAGGACCCTATCGATGTGAAATACGGGACCAATATGGTGGCATCCTCAGTGACCCAGTCACCCTGAATGTCCTCT ATGGTCCAGACCTCCCCAGCATTTACCCTTCATTCGCAAATTACCGTTCAGGAGACAACCTCTCCTTGTCCTGCTTCGCAGACTCTAACCCACCGGCACAGTATTCTTGGACAATTAATGGGAAGTTTCTGCTATCAGGACAAAAGCTCTCTATCCCCCACATTACTACAAAGCATCGCGGGCTCTATGCTTGCTCTGTTCGTAACTCAGCCACTGGCAAGGAAAGCTCCAGAACTATAACAGTCAAAGTCTCTG agacagggtctccccaggTTACCTATGCTGGTCCAAACACCTGGTCTCAAGAAATTCTACTGctgtga
- the LOC129466591 gene encoding pregnancy-specific beta-1-glycoprotein 3-like isoform X2, whose protein sequence is MAPLSAPPSTQRITWKGLLLTASLLNFWNPPTTAQVTIEAQPPKLSEGKDVLLHVHNLPQNLTGYIWYKGQMTDLYHYITSYVVDNQIIISGPAYTGRETVYSNASLLIQNVTREDAGSYNLHIRRRGDETTGVTGHFTVTLYLETPKPSISSSNLNPREAMEVVKLTCDPETPDASYLWWMNGQNLPVTPRLQLSKTNRTLFLYGVTKYISGPYECEIRNPVSASRSDPVTLNLLPKLPKPYITTKNLNPWENKDVIAFTCEPKSENYTYMWWLNGQSLPVSPRVKQPIENRTLILPSVTRNEKGPYRCEIRDQYGGILSDPVTLNVLYGPDLPSIYPSFANYRSGDNLSLSCFADSNPPAQYSWTINGKFLLSGQKLSIPHITTKHRGLYACSVRNSATGKESSRTITVKVSAPSGTGRLPGINPLEQP, encoded by the exons ATGGCGCCCCTCTCAGCCCCTCCATCCACACAGCGCATCACCTGGAAGGGGCTCCTGCTCACAG CATCACTTTTAAACTTCTGGAACCCGCCCACCACTGCCCAAGTCACTATTGAAGCCCAGCCACCAAAACTTTCTGAGGGGAAGGATGTTCTTCTACATGTCCACAATTTGCCCCAGAATCTTACTGGCTACATCTGGTACAAAGGGCAAATGACGGACCTTTACCATTACATTACATCATATGTAGTAGACAATCAGATAATTATATCTGGGCCTGCATACACTGGACGAGAAACAGTATATTCCAATGCATCCCTGCTGATCCAGAATGTCACCCGCGAGGACGCAGGATCCTACAACTTACACATCAGAAGGCGAGGTGATGAGACTACAGGAGTAACTGGACATTTCACCGTCACCTTATACC TGGAGACTCCCAAGCCCTCCATCTCCAGCAGCAACTTAAACCCCAGGGAGGCCATGGAGGTTGTGAAGTTAACCTGTGATCCTGAGACTCCGGATGCAAGCTACCTGTGGTGGATGAATGGTCAGAACCTCCCTGTGACTCCCAGGTTGCAGCTGTCCAAAACCAACAGGACCCTCTTTCTGTATGGTGTCACAAAGTATATTTCAGGACCCTATGAATGTGAAATACGGAACCCAGTGAGTGCCAGCCGCAGTGACCCAGTCACCCTGAATCTCCTCC CAAAGCTGCCCAAGCCCTACATCACCACCAAAAACTTAAACCCCTGGGAGAATAAGGATGTCATAGCCTTCACCTGTGAACCTAAGAGTGAGAACTACACCTACATGTGGTGGCTAAATGGTCAGAGCCTCCCGGTCAGTCCCAGGGTAAAGCAACCCATTGAAAACAGAACCCTCATTCTACCCAGTGTCACGAGGAATGAAAAAGGACCCTATCGATGTGAAATACGGGACCAATATGGTGGCATCCTCAGTGACCCAGTCACCCTGAATGTCCTCT ATGGTCCAGACCTCCCCAGCATTTACCCTTCATTCGCAAATTACCGTTCAGGAGACAACCTCTCCTTGTCCTGCTTCGCAGACTCTAACCCACCGGCACAGTATTCTTGGACAATTAATGGGAAGTTTCTGCTATCAGGACAAAAGCTCTCTATCCCCCACATTACTACAAAGCATCGCGGGCTCTATGCTTGCTCTGTTCGTAACTCAGCCACTGGCAAGGAAAGCTCCAGAACTATAACAGTCAAAGTCTCTG CTCCTTCAGGAACAGGACGTCTTCCTGGCATTAATCCATTAGAGCAGCCGTGA
- the LOC129466591 gene encoding pregnancy-specific beta-1-glycoprotein 2-like isoform X3, translated as MAPLSAPPSTQRITWKGLLLTASLLNFWNPPTTAQVTIEAQPPKLSEGKDVLLHVHNLPQNLTGYIWYKGQMTDLYHYITSYVVDNQIIISGPAYTGRETVYSNASLLIQNVTREDAGSYNLHIRRRGDETTGVTGHFTVTLYLETPKPSISSSNLNPREAMEVVKLTCDPETPDASYLWWMNGQNLPVTPRLQLSKTNRTLFLYGVTKYISGPYECEIRNPVSASRSDPVTLNLLHGLDAPTISFSYTYYHTGEVPKLSCLTDSHPLAEHSWLIDGKFHQSAQVSFIPKITKTYRGVYVCFIHNSATGGTNLIIKSMIVPGKWIPGALAICVPVKSI; from the exons ATGGCGCCCCTCTCAGCCCCTCCATCCACACAGCGCATCACCTGGAAGGGGCTCCTGCTCACAG CATCACTTTTAAACTTCTGGAACCCGCCCACCACTGCCCAAGTCACTATTGAAGCCCAGCCACCAAAACTTTCTGAGGGGAAGGATGTTCTTCTACATGTCCACAATTTGCCCCAGAATCTTACTGGCTACATCTGGTACAAAGGGCAAATGACGGACCTTTACCATTACATTACATCATATGTAGTAGACAATCAGATAATTATATCTGGGCCTGCATACACTGGACGAGAAACAGTATATTCCAATGCATCCCTGCTGATCCAGAATGTCACCCGCGAGGACGCAGGATCCTACAACTTACACATCAGAAGGCGAGGTGATGAGACTACAGGAGTAACTGGACATTTCACCGTCACCTTATACC TGGAGACTCCCAAGCCCTCCATCTCCAGCAGCAACTTAAACCCCAGGGAGGCCATGGAGGTTGTGAAGTTAACCTGTGATCCTGAGACTCCGGATGCAAGCTACCTGTGGTGGATGAATGGTCAGAACCTCCCTGTGACTCCCAGGTTGCAGCTGTCCAAAACCAACAGGACCCTCTTTCTGTATGGTGTCACAAAGTATATTTCAGGACCCTATGAATGTGAAATACGGAACCCAGTGAGTGCCAGCCGCAGTGACCCAGTCACCCTGAATCTCCTCC ATGGCCTGGATGCCCCCACCATTTCTTTCTCATACACCTATTACCATACAGGGGAAGTCCCCAAGCTCTCCTGCCTCACAGACTCTCACCCACTGGCAGAGCATTCTTGGCTGATTGATGGGAAGTTCCACCAATCAGCACAAGTGTCCTTTATTCCCAAAATCACTAAAACATATAGAGGGGTCTATGTCTGTTTTATCCATAACTCAGCCACTGGTGGAACAAATCTCATAATCAAGAGCATGATAGTACCTGGTAAGTGGATCCCTGGAGCCTTGGCAATATGTGTTCCAGTGAAGTCCATCTAG